The DNA sequence gaaatcatttttacttggtcttgtctcagactgggccgactctggattttaaatcaagaccagtcattaagtcattactgtgattagaaggaaaacacctctttcaCACAGGCCCTTAGACTAACCACTAATCTGAATTTTTCAACAGTGAAATGAGCTGCTCGGAATATCCCTACTCCAGATATTTTGTATTTGGTCATATTAAGAAGTTTCTCTAAAAAGGACTCTTCAATTCATTTGACAAGGTATTTGACTTGTGTTTTGGAGTCTTACAGGTCCGACTGGCATGCCCAGAGCGATACGCAGCTCATCAGACAGATCGCCCGGCTTCTTCTCCTTCAGGCGAGTTTCAAACTCCTTGCCCTGCGGACACACGAGAACAGAAAACTGGTCACATCGTGGGCAGCCTGAAGTCACAGTCTGTTCTGCGTAATCACCgtagaacaaaacacaaaatagaaGACGTTTAAGGTTTCACGGTGAAGGGTGCAGCACCTCGTAGTAGAGGTCTCCGTGGATGGTGAGTTTGGGTTTGATCTGCCACTTGAAGAAGGCGTCGTGGAGCTTCTGATAGTCGATGTCGATCTTTCCCATCTTTGGCCGAACCTTCTCCCTCATTTTGGTTTTCATGGTTTTGGCGTCCTCCTGTAAACGGGGAGAACAAACAGTCAGACATCTGcaaggaacttttttttaaaagaagcgGCTCtgaaaggctaaaaaaaaaaaaaagtgtccccCCCCCCGCACCTTCTCCTGCAGCGCCTCCCTCATCTCCTGGATCCCCGTCTTCTTGATGAACTCGGGCAGCTCGAACGGAGGCTTCTCTATGCCTCTCTTGCCCTGCAGGTATTTCCTTTTGAAGCACCAGTGACGGGGGACCGGCACCGTGTTCCTGGTGGCCTTCAGGTGGACCAGCAGCTTGGGCTCCTGGGCCGTCACATCGTGCATCTCCACCACGTCTGGACGAGTCACCAGCTGCAGCAAAGAtgcaagaaagagaaacaagattagaaagatgtaaaaaaaaaaaaaaaaaaagaaagagatcaGTTACTCGAAATGTCGGTCTTCTTGATTTACCTGTTTGAGTTCGGCCACAGTCAGCCTGTTCATCCTCCTCAGCTTCTTCTTGGAGAGTTTAGGAACGTCTGGACGGATTTCCTGcacagaaacataaacatgttacaATCAAACTAACaggattttgttctttttttctccattttctgaACGTGTGTTAGGTTACATACATCATCGCTGTCGTCGCTGTCCTTCCTCTCGTCCTCAAATCCTTTTTTCCGCAGCACGGCCGTCTCCTGCTTCTCCGCCTTCTCGggctccttctccttctctttcttcacGTCGTCAGTCAGCTGTGGAGGAGAACAATAAAACCCGTTTTAGATAGAGACAAAAGCAACGAAAAGTGACATTTCTCTGCACGATCAGCATCATCAGAATGTGTCCTGTGGTCACCTTGAACGCCTCAAAGATCCTCTTGAAGAAGATGTAGTTGGGGTCGTAGATCTCCGGGTCCTCCGTGATGTACTCGATCTCCACCTCGGActccttctctttttccttctccttctccttctctttgtcgtctccttcctccttcttctgctccgcctgctccttcttctcttgCGCCCGCTTCTGTTTGCTCTTCTTCTTGCGGTTTCGGCGCCGGCGGTTtttctgagggggggggggggacgggggacggGGGACGTACACGTGGGTTAGTCcagtacacagagagagagagagttgcaataataaaacaaaactccCGAGACTTACATCCTTCTTGGATATCTGTCCGTCGTCCTCTTCCGTCTCCGACATGCCGGCTGCGGACGAGTTGTTCAAGTCCATCTCTGCTCCCtcgtcatcttcctcctctcctgaaAGAAGGACACCATCACTGTAAACACGTTCGCGGTAAATCatcgtcgtcttcttcttcttcttcttccagcaGAAGAGTTTGCTTCAGTACCGACCTGTGGGGTCTGTGAGCTGCTCCTGTCTGATctccttcagctgcaggatCTTCTCCAGAGCCTGGGGGATCTTTGGCCCGCTGATGCTCACCTCGTCGCTCTGCCACGCCTGGAATCGAGACGGAAACGGTAAACGAGgcgcaaaaaaaagaagagactgAAATCCCTTGTAGGTAAAAACGGTCATGCTCAAACTGAGCTACAAAATGATTTTTCATGATCACGTCAAATCGTCTCCTTTCTTAAATTAAGATCTAGAATTGTTACTCATGTGCCGGCAcacaaaaccaagaaaaaacaaaccacatcTGTATGATAACAACATTTTTCCAGGTCTAAGATTAACGTCTCAAACTGATTCTTAGTGGTGGATCCTATGACAGATCTTTCAGGCAAAAAGTGTTGATTTGACTGTAGTTCCCAATTTCCTCTTTTGCTCCATCAGAGACCATCATCCAATCATCCTTTGTGCTCCGCTCGCTGCCTCAGCACAGCGAAAAATGGCGGCCGGTCACAGACGTCCCAAGTTACTATGCACTAAAGAAGTCACACTCAGCGCTCACCTCTCGGTTGTCTTCTcccggaggaggaggaactcTCTGTTTCTGGACGGGCATCATGCTGACGCCAGGAGGCAGCGGTCCACGAGGATCCAAACCTGCGACAGAACAGCTTTTTTTAGTTCACACGGGAGTTGTGTCGTTTACGTCAAAGTTAAGCCCTAAAACGTCACGGCGGCGTCATTACGACATATCCACGGGCATcgctaaaaaacacaaacacacctctcaTGATGCTGACAGTGGGCATGGAGCGGGCCCCCGGACCCGGCTGCATCTTCACCATCTCCTGCCGACGCTCCTGCTCCAGCATCACTGCAGCCTTGACGCAGACGAGAGGGGGGAAAATCGTTAAATACAAGAAGTCCGGGAAAAAGGAGTGGGATTGAGGGGCGTAGGTGTGGAGAAGAAGACGGGAAAAGGTTTGCCCTGACTGCTTAGAAAtcacataaatcattttttaaaagtggatTATTTAGACAACAAAAACTTGTTCTGAAGGTTCTTGTTGGCTAAATACATTCCCTAAAGTTCCTAAGATTATTTTCTggttgtaactttaaaaaaactaaaaagtaaagtaaagtaaagctAGGGGATTTGATGCACCAGGTGGACTAACTATATCGTCTCACCCTCTTCTGCTGCTCCAGAAGATCCTGTTCATCCATGACACGGGATTCACCCTGTGATACACGGAGACAATAAAGACTGAATAACAGTCTAATAGATAAAAGTTTCCTCGTTGTTTATCTGGTTAGCGTCACCTATGAGGGAGCTAGTTGTTGTCGTTTTACATAAAGTTGAtcaaaagcagatttttttttttggggggggggggggatttgtgtTCTTTCTTTGCTTTGAGGAAGtatcagtttgtgtttgaagaagcaaaggaagaagaataaagagTGAAGTGCTGGTTCCAGTCAGTGATACCTGCTGCTtggctctctcctcctgctgcaacACCATGGCCGCCCTCTGCTGCACCATCTTCAGCTGGTCGTCCTGCGACAGGCCAGGGGGGGGCAAGCCCGGCGGCTCCATGCCCATGTGCATGTTGGGCGGAGGGGGCCCGCCGGGTATCATGCTCATGGAATGCAGCATCCCCATACCAGGAGGCATCGGGGGCATGGGCATCGGGGGCAGGGGAGGCATCCCGGGCATCTGGAGGGaatcaaaagaaacacacactctgaggcAGGTCTCATACTTACTTCAGTCAAGATATCTGATTTTTATTGACATGTTCTCACCATCATTATGTGTGTAAATGAAAAGGCGTTGAAGCTAATTGTACCACATCACATCTGAGCTCTAGATTTTACTATTGTAtaaaacagtggttctcaaactttttagactgcgtaccacctccgaaaatatttggctctccgaGTACCgccattatggtagatgttaaaatacactgtaggcctatttccaCACacaggttatttattattgactgttggcagccacactataggaccaCTAAGGgttagcgctagaactggcacttaaactaacacaacactgacatttgaccaaatcaaaaaaaaagtgcagaacaactttataccaacaacctgttttagaatatttaatcttcagtgtttcccacacaaagacgatacctgggctcaagtatatttccgaccggttctcatttaatttttcatttattcataaaattgctgcgtgcgcGAGAGAGCGAGCTCCTCAGGCTCGGTGCAAACAGCGCCGCTTTATTATAAGGCTCTGCGATCAACATAGCAAAAATCGCTCTCAAATCCTGCAGAgtgttaaaacaacaaaagagagcagaatcacatcagcgtcagagagagagagagatagagggagggggCGCGATAAGGTCCGctgtccgtacatgcatcaaaaactgaagcttctcctggctccgttttaaaaatgtgaatgtacagctgcttgctgccgatTGTGTCCTGAACTCCAATAAACAACAGAATATCTGTTCATGTAGAcctgcagctgcttgctgttgattcagtactgaactataacggaatatcgagtggaacttttcaaaacgtgagccttactcctgttgttgtttatgtctgtgcgcgaGCAAAaaatgagcagattaaagttgtttgttgcaaaaactagattaatttagagggggaaacacatttgatataaatacaactcaatagatacaagacagataagataagagtacaacaaaaataaaaaaatgttttatgctgaacaggtttttttttgataTTGTGGATATTTCTTTGCgcaccaccacagggagccccaGAGTTTGAGAACCGCTGGTATATAACAAACAAATGGTTTAAAACATGGCACACATATTTAGCTGTATTTTCCACTGGATGTGATATTTACCTGGGAGCCCATAGGCTTGTCATCATTAGGTTTGCTGAGGAGGATCCCAGTCTGTAGagagaaacactcacacaaatgACTGAATGCTTTGGAGCCAAAACATTGGACGTTAAActctcaacatgaacacataggaatgtttttttttttttaatacaaaggAAACAATGTAAGGAAAAGTAGTTCCAATTGACTGAGCTCCtggtcatcccagccagtccctctatgcaaccacagatcaatatccagcttggaacaatcaaactcatgcccacaaagtctgcccggaacctgggtgtcatgattgatgaccagctaacttttaaggttcaagtagcctcgattgcccggtcatgtcgatttgccctgtacaacatcaggaagatcagaccttacctgtcagaacacgctacacagctcctggtacaggctcttgtgatatcacgcatcgactactgcaactctctactggcaggtcttcctacatgcactatcaaacctctgcaaatgatacaaaatgcagcagcacgactggtcttcaaccttcctaaaagagcacatgtccctccgctgttcatctccttacactggctcccagttactgctcacatcaaatttaaaactctgctgctcgcttacaaaacagcgacaaaaacagctcctccttactttaactctctcatccaggtctacactccctcccgcccactacgctctgccaatgaaaggcgtctgatccaaccttcacaacagggtcctaagtctctgactagactcttctcctctgtcgccccccggtggtggaatgaagagtccctctgcacctttaagaaaaagctaaagacccagctctttcatgaatacctactaacttaatgatgatggtctccatattgttgatgatgatgatggtaatgacgattgtttttgcttgataacgacgacttataagatggtttctatactgattagagctctcatgttgtgctttgcctctggtcacttcctgtcagcacctgtgtgtccaatcagactcaaagctgaaagggacattgttccctttatttctagatccttgcttgtgttgttcttactctctgatgcacgtcgctttggataaaagtgtctgataagtgaattgtagaattgtaattACCTGCATCATGTAGCCCTTCAGTCTGTCAATCAGCTCCTCTCTGGGACCTGAAATAAGATGACAGAATCgagttaaaggaagaaattCACACATTACTGGTACCAATACCTCTTAACAGTGCAAAAGGACAAAAGAGCAAACCAGAGAAGTTACCAAACGATACTCTAACAGGTGCTAAGCTTAAGGTACATGCTGTCTTATCAAGTCTAACCAGGAAGCTTTCACAATGTGCTGCATATCAGAATAACAATGCATATGTTGTATTAACTTCAGGATGATACATTTCTTTCATAATAAGAAGCTCTAGTCGTATTTTAAGAAGTGTAAACACGCCGTGGGCCTGGCGTTTAGCCGTGGGCCCAGCTACAGTTAGCATCTGGTAGCTAAACAGAGCCCTCCTTCCACAGCACTCTCGGACTTTTCTTACCCATGTTCGGCGCTCCCAGCTCCGCCAGCTTGGCCTGGAGCTCCGGGTGGCTCCATGTGTTTAACCCCGCGATAGCGCTCCCTAAATCGGACGGCAGAGAATCGGTGCCCGGTGGTCCGTCGACTGCCATGTTGCGGTTCTCTCAATGAAACAACGAGCGAGTAGCGCAAACGGGATTGGCGCAAAGCATGACGGGAAACGTCGCACCGCGCTGCCTGCTGGTACATGAAGTACAAAAGAGATCATATCGCGC is a window from the Labrus mixtus chromosome 23, fLabMix1.1, whole genome shotgun sequence genome containing:
- the sf3b2 gene encoding splicing factor 3B subunit 2 isoform X1; translation: MAVDGPPGTDSLPSDLGSAIAGLNTWSHPELQAKLAELGAPNMGPREELIDRLKGYMMQTGILLSKPNDDKPMGSQMPGMPPLPPMPMPPMPPGMGMLHSMSMIPGGPPPPNMHMGMEPPGLPPPGLSQDDQLKMVQQRAAMVLQQEERAKQQGESRVMDEQDLLEQQKRAAVMLEQERRQEMVKMQPGPGARSMPTVSIMRGLDPRGPLPPGVSMMPVQKQRVPPPPGEDNREAWQSDEVSISGPKIPQALEKILQLKEIRQEQLTDPTGEEEDDEGAEMDLNNSSAAGMSETEEDDGQISKKDKNRRRRNRKKKSKQKRAQEKKEQAEQKKEEGDDKEKEKEKEKEKESEVEIEYITEDPEIYDPNYIFFKRIFEAFKLTDDVKKEKEKEPEKAEKQETAVLRKKGFEDERKDSDDSDDEIRPDVPKLSKKKLRRMNRLTVAELKQLVTRPDVVEMHDVTAQEPKLLVHLKATRNTVPVPRHWCFKRKYLQGKRGIEKPPFELPEFIKKTGIQEMREALQEKEDAKTMKTKMREKVRPKMGKIDIDYQKLHDAFFKWQIKPKLTIHGDLYYEGKEFETRLKEKKPGDLSDELRIALGMPVGPNAHKVPPPWLIAMQRYGPPPSYPNLKIPGLNSPIPENCTFGYHAGGWGKPPVDEMGKPLYGDVFGTNAADFQAKAEEEEVDHTPWGELEPSDEESSEEEEDEESDEEKPDETGFFTPADSGLITPGGFSSVPAGMETPELIELRKKKIEEAMDGNETPQLFTVLPERRTGPVGAAMMASTHIYDVSGAMAARKAAGGQESQGVEVALAPEELELDPMAMTQKYEEHVREQQAQVEKEDFSDMVAEHAAKQKQKKRKAQPQDTRGGAKKYKEFKF
- the sf3b2 gene encoding splicing factor 3B subunit 2 isoform X2 is translated as MAVDGPPGTDSLPSDLGSAIAGLNTWSHPELQAKLAELGAPNMGPREELIDRLKGYMMQTGILLSKPNDDKPMGSQMPGMPPLPPMPMPPMPPGMGMLHSMSMIPGGPPPPNMHMGMEPPGLPPPGLSQDDQLKMVQQRAAMVLQQEERAKQQAAVMLEQERRQEMVKMQPGPGARSMPTVSIMRGLDPRGPLPPGVSMMPVQKQRVPPPPGEDNREAWQSDEVSISGPKIPQALEKILQLKEIRQEQLTDPTGEEEDDEGAEMDLNNSSAAGMSETEEDDGQISKKDKNRRRRNRKKKSKQKRAQEKKEQAEQKKEEGDDKEKEKEKEKEKESEVEIEYITEDPEIYDPNYIFFKRIFEAFKLTDDVKKEKEKEPEKAEKQETAVLRKKGFEDERKDSDDSDDEIRPDVPKLSKKKLRRMNRLTVAELKQLVTRPDVVEMHDVTAQEPKLLVHLKATRNTVPVPRHWCFKRKYLQGKRGIEKPPFELPEFIKKTGIQEMREALQEKEDAKTMKTKMREKVRPKMGKIDIDYQKLHDAFFKWQIKPKLTIHGDLYYEGKEFETRLKEKKPGDLSDELRIALGMPVGPNAHKVPPPWLIAMQRYGPPPSYPNLKIPGLNSPIPENCTFGYHAGGWGKPPVDEMGKPLYGDVFGTNAADFQAKAEEEEVDHTPWGELEPSDEESSEEEEDEESDEEKPDETGFFTPADSGLITPGGFSSVPAGMETPELIELRKKKIEEAMDGNETPQLFTVLPERRTGPVGAAMMASTHIYDVSGAMAARKAAGGQESQGVEVALAPEELELDPMAMTQKYEEHVREQQAQVEKEDFSDMVAEHAAKQKQKKRKAQPQDTRGGAKKYKEFKF